Proteins found in one Bacillus subtilis subsp. subtilis str. 168 genomic segment:
- the ytrC gene encoding ABC transporter, permease component involved in resistance to cell wall inhibitors (Evidence 1a: Function from experimental evidences in the studied strain; PubMedId: 10986249, 15849754, 16850406, 17558661, 22926563; Product type t : transporter) has protein sequence MVDRGLLYREWKQNQVVILLSIAFLVLANPLSIVNTYLSYQGCLDRQDPQYCDFIVNYSISNLIDINWVPGVILAVCFLGMERSKGTMDFILSLPYNRSQIFQTKFWLGGFVIVLSQLIGFLLAWLLILVYNPEHVYFFEHSSIGVIVISFMAFSLVMAAGALTGNAFAQLLTAFSAAILPYLIIALPVGNLEVVFGANIWEIFPSPESYFSLASNLSNLVPISYVVNEWLINSKYLLLIPAVMSMLFYLIGFISFKKLPSERNGHFFLWNRLDRPVQILVMAFGILGFGLFGYYTGHSIIGYILGMIIGAVAGFFVSYFSIYKKTKV, from the coding sequence ATGGTAGACCGAGGTCTCCTCTATCGAGAGTGGAAGCAGAATCAAGTGGTGATTTTGTTAAGTATCGCGTTTTTAGTATTGGCAAATCCGCTTTCTATCGTTAATACGTATTTGTCTTATCAAGGGTGTCTTGATCGCCAAGACCCGCAATATTGTGATTTTATTGTGAATTATTCCATAAGCAATCTGATAGATATCAACTGGGTGCCGGGTGTCATTTTGGCGGTCTGCTTCCTCGGAATGGAGCGTTCGAAAGGCACGATGGATTTTATATTAAGCCTCCCGTATAACAGAAGCCAAATTTTTCAGACAAAATTTTGGTTAGGCGGTTTTGTGATTGTGCTGTCACAATTGATTGGCTTTTTACTTGCATGGCTGCTGATTCTTGTCTATAACCCTGAACACGTCTACTTTTTTGAGCACAGCAGCATTGGAGTAATCGTGATAAGTTTTATGGCTTTTTCACTGGTGATGGCCGCCGGAGCGTTAACTGGAAATGCTTTTGCCCAACTGTTAACGGCGTTTTCAGCAGCTATATTGCCGTATTTAATTATTGCATTGCCGGTTGGAAACCTAGAAGTTGTTTTTGGTGCGAATATATGGGAAATATTCCCTTCCCCTGAGAGTTATTTCTCTCTGGCAAGCAATTTATCGAACCTAGTACCGATTAGTTACGTTGTAAATGAATGGCTGATTAACAGTAAATATCTTTTATTGATTCCAGCCGTAATGAGCATGCTATTTTACTTGATTGGCTTTATAAGCTTCAAGAAGCTTCCAAGTGAACGGAACGGACACTTTTTCTTATGGAACAGATTAGATCGCCCGGTGCAAATTCTGGTTATGGCTTTCGGCATCCTTGGATTTGGTTTATTTGGATACTATACCGGACATTCCATTATTGGTTATATTTTGGGTATGATCATTGGAGCAGTGGCTGGATTCTTTGTGAGCTACTTCTCTATTTATAAGAAAACAAAAGTGTAA
- the ytrB gene encoding ABC transporter (ATP-binding protein) involved in resistance to cell wall inhibitors (Evidence 1a: Function from experimental evidences in the studied strain; PubMedId: 10986249, 22926563; Product type t: transporter), protein MIELRQLSKAIDGNQVLKDVSLTIEKGEIFGLLGRNGSGKTTMLRLIQQIIFADSGTILFDGVEIKKHPKVKQNIIYMPVQNPFYDKYTYKQLVDILRRIYPKFDVTYANELMNRYEIPETKKYRELSTGLKKQLSLVLSFAARPALILLDEPTDGIDAVTRHDVLQLMVDEVAERDTSILITSHRLEDIERMCNRIGFLEDNSLTNVMDLDELKEEYIKIQMAFDTDVNLAIREQNIPMLDQAGVFYTVLIPKSDEEKKSFLRELKPKVWNELPVNLEEVFIAKFGGKRRW, encoded by the coding sequence ATGATTGAACTGCGGCAGCTGTCAAAAGCGATTGACGGCAATCAAGTATTAAAAGATGTTTCATTAACAATCGAAAAAGGAGAAATCTTTGGATTGCTTGGACGCAATGGATCGGGCAAAACGACGATGCTTCGCTTAATCCAGCAAATCATTTTCGCTGACAGCGGAACGATTTTATTTGACGGCGTAGAAATCAAAAAGCACCCGAAAGTCAAACAAAATATCATCTACATGCCTGTTCAAAATCCGTTTTACGATAAGTATACATACAAGCAGTTAGTCGATATTTTGAGAAGAATATATCCGAAATTTGATGTCACGTACGCGAATGAGCTGATGAACAGATACGAAATTCCGGAAACGAAAAAATACCGTGAGCTGTCGACAGGCTTAAAAAAGCAGCTATCGCTCGTTCTGTCGTTTGCGGCGAGACCGGCGCTGATCCTCCTTGATGAGCCGACGGATGGTATTGATGCGGTGACAAGGCATGATGTGCTGCAGCTGATGGTCGATGAAGTGGCAGAGCGTGATACGAGCATCCTGATTACGTCCCACCGGCTTGAAGACATAGAGCGGATGTGCAACCGAATTGGTTTTCTTGAAGATAACAGCCTGACCAACGTCATGGATCTTGATGAGTTAAAAGAAGAATACATTAAAATTCAAATGGCCTTCGATACAGATGTCAATTTGGCCATCAGAGAGCAAAACATTCCGATGCTCGATCAGGCCGGCGTGTTTTACACAGTGCTGATTCCGAAAAGCGATGAGGAGAAAAAGAGCTTTTTGAGAGAGCTGAAGCCAAAAGTGTGGAATGAGCTTCCTGTCAACCTGGAAGAAGTGTTCATTGCGAAGTTTGGAGGGAAGCGGAGATGGTAG
- the ytrA gene encoding transcriptional regulator (GntR family, cell wall antibiotics) (Evidence 1a: Function from experimental evidences in the studied strain; PubMedId: 10986249, 11756427, 17194626, 21856850, 28357385; Product type r: regulator) — MIQIDPRSSTPIYEQIIQQMKELCLKGIMKPGDKLPSVRELATIIIANPNTVSKAYKELEREGIIETLRGRGTYISENAKTTLVEGKMTMIKEQLKQLIIDAHYAGVELEKLHEWIKEISADVKGGKKND; from the coding sequence ATGATTCAAATCGATCCAAGAAGCTCAACACCCATTTACGAACAAATTATTCAGCAAATGAAAGAGCTTTGTTTGAAAGGGATCATGAAGCCTGGTGATAAGCTTCCTTCTGTCAGAGAATTGGCAACGATCATTATTGCGAATCCGAACACTGTCAGCAAAGCGTATAAAGAACTTGAGCGAGAGGGGATTATTGAAACGCTGCGGGGCAGAGGGACCTATATATCGGAGAATGCAAAAACGACACTGGTTGAAGGGAAGATGACGATGATTAAAGAGCAACTCAAACAGCTCATCATCGATGCACACTATGCAGGGGTTGAGCTGGAAAAACTGCACGAATGGATAAAGGAAATCAGCGCTGATGTGAAGGGAGGCAAAAAAAATGATTGA
- a CDS encoding hypothetical protein (Evidence 4: Unknown function but conserved in other organisms; PubMedId: 28357385) — translation MKHKKRNKRNVPMLIAASVIACSFFLVLVMIGFEWQKSIIDHFYL, via the coding sequence ATGAAACATAAAAAACGAAACAAACGTAACGTGCCAATGCTGATTGCGGCATCTGTGATCGCTTGTTCTTTTTTTCTTGTTCTTGTGATGATCGGTTTTGAATGGCAAAAAAGTATAATTGATCATTTTTATCTATAA
- the ytzC gene encoding hypothetical protein (Evidence 4: Unknown function but conserved in other organisms), producing MATRQSVDEHLQQCMQAYDYAEEQLKIASKQEHYNDQEYSDAQMQLEDAVNALNKLWLSSNDQQREQLYRMRLQLQSLQNNMILQHPLDV from the coding sequence GTGGCAACAAGACAATCAGTAGATGAACATCTCCAGCAATGTATGCAGGCCTATGATTATGCTGAAGAACAGCTGAAAATCGCTTCTAAACAAGAGCATTATAACGATCAAGAATATAGTGATGCACAAATGCAGCTAGAAGATGCGGTAAATGCCTTGAATAAACTATGGCTGTCGTCAAATGATCAGCAGAGAGAACAGCTGTACAGAATGAGACTTCAGCTTCAATCTTTGCAAAATAATATGATCCTGCAGCACCCTCTTGATGTGTAG